Proteins from a single region of Phycisphaeraceae bacterium D3-23:
- a CDS encoding cytochrome c oxidase subunit 3 gives MSDHEHDHDHPDYLAHHFDTPDQQFEAGKLGMWLFLVTEVLMFGGLFCAYALYRANHPDIFVYAHGFLDWKLGATNTAILLASSFTMALAVRASQLGQKGALVLLLVLTLGGGVGFLVIKYVEYTSKFGHQLWPGQHNLYYPQELTKLQQVDGEKQLVRDAEGNPLLITRSMQLDEIAFVEFEVLALGHGYAPERPQTTFDQYRAAGVFERLHGHHFEDAMELFAGLGVDVSAVVDAHHDGHGHDEHDDGHATDEAHAEGGEGHEETHGEEHAAHPVEEDPAFDYNAEMMLVPVAGETAAASKVTPPPYAGTQLSHDFAHDADPTHKASTLEALGAPDLSHSGHYLPYAMQPEAVQRRVHLFFQIYYCATGLHALHVLIGMGCITWVLGKSLAGSFSAEYNVPVDIVGLYWHIVDLIWIFLFPLLYLIH, from the coding sequence ATGTCTGACCACGAACACGATCACGACCATCCCGACTATCTGGCGCACCACTTCGATACGCCCGACCAGCAGTTCGAGGCCGGCAAGCTCGGCATGTGGCTGTTCCTCGTCACCGAGGTGCTGATGTTCGGCGGGCTGTTCTGCGCCTACGCGCTGTACCGCGCCAACCACCCCGACATCTTCGTCTACGCCCACGGCTTCCTGGACTGGAAACTGGGCGCGACCAACACCGCCATCCTGCTGGCCAGCTCGTTCACGATGGCCCTGGCCGTCCGCGCTTCGCAGCTCGGGCAGAAGGGCGCGCTCGTCCTGCTGCTGGTCCTCACGCTCGGCGGCGGGGTCGGGTTCCTGGTCATCAAGTACGTCGAGTACACCAGCAAGTTTGGCCACCAGCTCTGGCCCGGGCAGCACAACCTGTACTACCCGCAAGAACTCACGAAGCTCCAACAGGTCGATGGGGAAAAACAACTCGTCCGCGACGCCGAGGGCAACCCGCTGCTTATCACCCGAAGCATGCAGCTCGACGAGATCGCGTTTGTCGAGTTCGAGGTCCTCGCGCTGGGCCACGGCTACGCGCCCGAGCGCCCGCAGACCACCTTCGACCAGTACCGCGCCGCGGGCGTGTTTGAGCGCCTGCACGGCCACCACTTCGAGGACGCGATGGAGCTGTTCGCCGGCCTCGGGGTCGATGTCAGCGCCGTCGTCGATGCACACCACGACGGGCATGGCCACGACGAACACGACGACGGCCACGCGACCGACGAGGCGCACGCCGAGGGCGGCGAAGGCCACGAAGAAACCCACGGCGAAGAACACGCGGCGCACCCTGTCGAGGAAGACCCGGCCTTCGACTACAACGCCGAGATGATGCTCGTCCCCGTGGCGGGCGAGACTGCCGCCGCGTCGAAGGTCACGCCCCCGCCGTACGCCGGGACACAGCTATCGCACGACTTTGCGCACGATGCGGATCCGACCCACAAAGCGAGCACGCTCGAAGCACTCGGCGCCCCCGACCTCTCGCACAGCGGGCACTACCTGCCCTACGCGATGCAGCCCGAGGCGGTCCAACGCCGCGTCCACCTGTTCTTCCAGATCTACTACTGCGCGACGGGGCTTCACGCCTTGCACGTCCTGATCGGCATGGGCTGCATCACCTGGGTATTGGGCAAGTCCTTGGCCGGGTCGTTCTCGGCCGAGTACAACGTCCCCGTCGATATCGTCGGTCTGTACTGGCATATCGTCGACCTGATCTGGATCTTCCTGTTCCCGCTGCTGTACCTGATCCACTGA
- a CDS encoding cytochrome C oxidase subunit IV family protein, giving the protein MSDTPLNHDEHADAHAGDGHGHDGEHHVVGWKILTVVFLALMVLTVLTVAAINVDLGPLNIVVALGIALVKALLVVFIFMHIWWDRAFHGLLIGGSLFFVTLFIAFTMIDTAHYETDIEAEDRIKEVEAIGTGNYTPSPTLQTDGGGH; this is encoded by the coding sequence ATGTCCGACACGCCCCTGAACCACGACGAACACGCAGACGCCCACGCGGGTGACGGCCATGGCCACGACGGCGAACACCACGTCGTCGGGTGGAAGATCCTCACCGTCGTCTTCCTCGCGCTGATGGTGCTCACGGTCCTGACCGTCGCGGCGATCAACGTCGACCTCGGGCCCTTGAACATAGTCGTCGCCCTGGGCATCGCGCTGGTCAAGGCGCTCCTCGTCGTCTTCATCTTTATGCACATCTGGTGGGACCGCGCGTTCCACGGCCTGCTGATCGGCGGGTCGCTGTTCTTCGTCACGCTCTTCATCGCGTTCACGATGATCGACACGGCCCACTACGAAACCGACATCGAAGCCGAAGACCGCATCAAGGAGGTCGAAGCGATCGGGACCGGCAACTACACGCCGTCGCCCACGCTCCAGACCGACGGTGGCGGGCACTGA
- a CDS encoding pilus assembly protein TadG-related protein: MTAAKKRPTPRSRRALRARSARQRGVVIVIAVFGIFLIAGMIGYVFNTGRHAQLRQETQNAADAVAVGGAGYVARSFNTVAMNNVEISRLIAAVQMLDSMPLAVEYTLADQEATLDVVIDQITRGGSDPWVDDQLRMIRDDLIEQIALLTEMDQFFNHSGYDVREMTFYSGPDGRGELWKAMESLDALSQSTMEYVGELQQVNAIQSGRDNMHHQGERTAAFTAPFRPQYIWERYEFDDFRGPVTRGRLPDWVDDEITNRGPYDTIFGWQSSQREDVEIPNPDRGNERVTDGFGSRWSGGTGRGGGSIVVSSRVTSYTTFGTWQWLGRVLRDRVDVEGVLYNSQFVTRVNRMAGNKLNYVWPGSAQEWVFLDPQWITSYEEARSIIEAGTPRAAYTQFIRMDFQQVFINDVPQTPDPVLTDWTILRPRGGRLNVPGLPKTGNHTWQDEAEIVYTDPDTGVETRTELTREFVWAGMNVGPQIEIRNPNNFTNRNELPAPVDFDHATMFRPQDGAVGQPGEPFAFLGVAKQPNTAPMWADLFNTGAYDGHVAIAQAGVFNNHSWDLWTQMWHAQLEPVQDYTGWVNLMEETLGDAGGFPDLDAGEVGEVARYLRSVEELAPILLNH, encoded by the coding sequence ATGACCGCAGCGAAAAAACGACCGACCCCCCGCTCGCGTCGAGCGCTGCGTGCGCGCTCGGCGCGGCAGCGCGGTGTGGTGATCGTGATCGCGGTGTTCGGCATCTTCCTGATCGCGGGGATGATCGGCTACGTGTTCAACACGGGCCGGCACGCACAGCTGCGCCAGGAGACGCAGAACGCGGCCGACGCCGTGGCCGTGGGCGGCGCGGGCTATGTCGCGCGGTCGTTCAACACGGTGGCGATGAATAACGTCGAGATCTCCCGGCTGATCGCGGCGGTGCAGATGCTCGATTCGATGCCCCTGGCGGTGGAGTACACCCTGGCCGACCAAGAGGCGACGCTCGACGTCGTCATCGACCAGATCACGCGCGGCGGCAGCGACCCGTGGGTCGACGACCAGCTGCGCATGATCCGCGACGACCTCATTGAGCAGATCGCGCTGCTGACCGAGATGGACCAGTTCTTCAACCACTCGGGCTACGACGTCCGGGAGATGACGTTCTACAGCGGCCCGGATGGGCGCGGCGAGCTATGGAAGGCGATGGAGTCGCTCGACGCGCTGAGCCAGTCCACGATGGAGTACGTCGGCGAGCTGCAGCAGGTCAACGCGATCCAGTCCGGCCGAGACAACATGCACCACCAGGGCGAGCGGACTGCCGCGTTCACCGCGCCCTTCCGACCGCAGTACATTTGGGAGCGCTACGAGTTCGACGACTTCCGCGGCCCGGTGACGCGCGGCCGGCTGCCCGATTGGGTCGATGACGAGATCACCAACCGCGGCCCGTACGACACGATCTTTGGCTGGCAGTCTTCGCAGCGCGAGGATGTCGAGATCCCCAACCCCGACCGCGGCAACGAACGCGTCACCGACGGCTTTGGCTCGCGCTGGTCCGGCGGGACGGGGCGTGGCGGCGGGTCGATCGTCGTCTCCAGCCGGGTGACGTCCTACACGACCTTCGGCACATGGCAGTGGTTGGGTCGCGTGCTGCGCGACCGCGTCGATGTCGAGGGCGTGCTCTACAACAGCCAGTTCGTCACCCGCGTCAACCGCATGGCGGGGAACAAGCTCAACTACGTCTGGCCCGGCTCGGCGCAGGAGTGGGTGTTCCTCGACCCGCAGTGGATCACGAGCTACGAAGAGGCCCGCTCGATCATCGAGGCCGGCACTCCCCGCGCCGCGTACACGCAGTTCATCCGCATGGACTTCCAGCAGGTCTTCATCAACGACGTCCCGCAGACCCCCGATCCCGTGCTCACCGACTGGACCATCCTGCGCCCGCGCGGCGGCCGGCTGAACGTGCCGGGCCTGCCCAAGACCGGCAACCACACCTGGCAGGACGAGGCCGAGATCGTCTACACCGACCCCGACACAGGCGTCGAGACACGCACCGAGCTCACCCGCGAGTTTGTCTGGGCGGGGATGAACGTCGGCCCACAGATCGAGATCCGTAACCCCAACAACTTCACCAACCGAAACGAGCTGCCTGCGCCCGTCGACTTCGACCACGCCACGATGTTCCGGCCCCAGGACGGCGCGGTCGGCCAGCCCGGCGAGCCCTTCGCGTTCCTTGGTGTCGCCAAGCAGCCCAACACCGCGCCCATGTGGGCCGACCTGTTCAACACCGGCGCGTACGACGGCCACGTCGCGATCGCGCAGGCCGGCGTCTTCAACAACCACTCGTGGGACCTCTGGACCCAGATGTGGCACGCCCAGCTCGAGCCCGTGCAGGACTACACCGGCTGGGTGAACCTGATGGAAGAAACGCTCGGCGATGCCGGCGGGTTCCCCGACCTGGATGCCGGCGAAGTCGGCGAAGTCGCCCGCTACCTCCGTTCGGTCGAGGAGCTCGCGCCGATCCTGTTGAACCATTGA
- a CDS encoding cbb3-type cytochrome c oxidase subunit I, with protein MTVADKPITTDIYGQPVEPKPGDNYINHSKGILSWALTLDHKRIGLMYLVGVLGAFAIGGFFAIFLRTMLLFSKDSNVKNPDAIFNGGVGTAAWNDFYNQAFTLHGAIMVFMFIIPAIPAVLGNFALPLQLGAKDVAFPRLNLLSFYCWLGGSALLAVILFGGMLAAVGVDMPEALNGLDTGWTFYTPYSTSTKTGVVLATLGAFILGFSSILTGLNFIATMHMLKPKGMGWFNMPLFLWAIYATAVIQVLATPVLAITLLLLMAENLIGIGVFDPKLGGDPVLFQHFFWFYSHPAVYIMILPGLGVVSEIISTFSRKHVFGYKFIAYSSVAIALFGFIVWGHHMFTSGQSPMINAVFSLLTMSVAIPSAIKVFNWLATMYHGKIRVETPMLYAMGFIWLFTIGGLTGLFLAALSTDVYFHDTYFVVAHFHYVMVGSTLFAFLGGMYYWFPKMFGRMYNERWGKIGWALCFVGFNATFFIQFIAGNKGMPRRYATYGDDFQIYHHLSTGGSYILTIGLFVVLFNWLLAKRGKRAPANPWGGNQLEWHTNSPPPHLNFDYDPVGTDPYHFHDWKYDEEIDGYVLDPEHDPSNPTQQPVH; from the coding sequence ATGACAGTTGCCGACAAACCGATTACAACCGACATCTACGGCCAGCCCGTCGAGCCCAAGCCGGGCGACAACTACATCAACCACAGCAAGGGGATCCTGAGCTGGGCGTTGACACTGGACCACAAGCGGATCGGCCTGATGTACCTCGTAGGTGTGCTTGGCGCGTTCGCCATCGGCGGGTTTTTCGCGATCTTCCTGCGCACGATGCTGCTGTTCAGCAAAGACTCCAACGTCAAGAACCCCGACGCGATCTTCAACGGCGGCGTGGGCACGGCGGCGTGGAACGACTTCTACAACCAGGCCTTCACGCTCCACGGCGCGATCATGGTCTTCATGTTCATCATCCCCGCCATCCCCGCGGTGCTGGGCAACTTCGCGCTGCCGCTCCAGCTTGGCGCGAAGGATGTCGCGTTCCCCCGGCTCAACCTGCTGAGCTTCTACTGCTGGCTGGGTGGGTCGGCGCTGCTCGCCGTCATCCTCTTTGGCGGGATGCTCGCGGCCGTCGGCGTCGATATGCCCGAGGCGCTCAACGGGCTTGACACCGGCTGGACGTTCTACACGCCCTACTCGACCTCGACCAAGACCGGCGTCGTCCTCGCGACGCTCGGGGCGTTCATCCTCGGGTTCTCGTCGATCCTCACCGGGCTCAACTTCATCGCGACGATGCACATGCTCAAGCCCAAGGGCATGGGCTGGTTCAACATGCCGCTGTTCCTCTGGGCGATCTACGCGACCGCCGTCATCCAGGTCCTCGCGACCCCCGTGCTCGCCATCACTCTGCTCCTGCTCATGGCCGAGAACCTCATCGGCATCGGCGTGTTCGACCCCAAGCTCGGCGGCGACCCCGTGCTGTTCCAGCACTTCTTCTGGTTCTACAGCCACCCGGCCGTGTACATCATGATCCTCCCCGGGCTCGGCGTCGTGAGCGAGATCATCTCGACGTTCAGCCGCAAGCACGTCTTCGGCTACAAGTTCATCGCGTACAGCTCGGTCGCGATCGCGCTCTTCGGCTTCATCGTGTGGGGCCACCACATGTTCACCTCCGGCCAGTCGCCGATGATCAATGCCGTCTTCTCGCTGCTCACCATGTCGGTCGCGATCCCGTCGGCGATCAAGGTCTTCAACTGGCTGGCGACGATGTACCACGGCAAGATCCGCGTCGAGACCCCGATGCTCTACGCCATGGGGTTCATCTGGCTGTTCACCATCGGCGGGCTCACCGGGCTCTTCCTCGCCGCGCTCTCCACCGACGTCTACTTCCACGACACCTACTTCGTCGTCGCCCACTTCCACTACGTCATGGTCGGGTCCACGCTCTTCGCGTTCCTCGGCGGCATGTACTACTGGTTCCCCAAGATGTTCGGCCGGATGTACAACGAACGCTGGGGCAAGATCGGCTGGGCGCTGTGCTTTGTCGGGTTCAACGCCACGTTCTTTATCCAGTTCATCGCCGGCAACAAGGGCATGCCCCGGCGCTACGCGACCTACGGCGACGACTTCCAGATCTACCACCACCTGTCCACCGGCGGGTCGTACATCCTCACGATCGGGCTCTTCGTCGTGCTCTTCAACTGGCTGCTCGCCAAACGCGGCAAGCGCGCCCCCGCCAACCCCTGGGGCGGCAACCAGCTCGAGTGGCACACCAACTCCCCCCCCCCGCACCTGAACTTCGACTACGACCCCGTCGGCACCGACCCCTACCACTTCCACGACTGGAAGTACGACGAAGAAATCGACGGCTACGTCCTGGACCCCGAGCACGACCCAAGCAACCCGACCCAGCAGCCCGTGCATTAG
- a CDS encoding cytochrome c oxidase subunit 3, with protein sequence MPDTTPTTPDAAQAPHPFRVLMGHTRGNAVPPGTHALGMWLFLAALAMLFLAGLLAYILIRIMGTFDYVAPTGEVVPATAPPLHTLQMPMVLWLSTAAILLSSYTLHRAVENIRHERQDKFRQALTATLVLAAPFFLAQLFGLGLMLKGNGDLTLGGSPALYRTIVFLIVVHALHLVGGLIPLAVVTKRAHAGRYDHECHTPVANLARYWHFLDLVWLTMFGTFLVLG encoded by the coding sequence ATGCCCGACACGACGCCCACCACGCCCGACGCCGCCCAAGCGCCCCACCCCTTCCGGGTGCTGATGGGGCATACCCGGGGTAACGCGGTCCCGCCGGGCACGCATGCGCTGGGGATGTGGCTGTTCCTCGCCGCGCTCGCGATGCTTTTCCTGGCCGGGCTGCTCGCCTACATCCTCATCCGCATCATGGGCACGTTCGACTACGTCGCGCCCACCGGCGAGGTCGTCCCCGCCACTGCCCCGCCGCTGCACACCCTCCAGATGCCCATGGTCCTCTGGCTCAGCACCGCCGCGATCCTGCTCTCGAGCTACACCCTCCACCGCGCCGTGGAAAACATCCGCCACGAACGCCAGGACAAGTTCCGACAGGCCCTCACCGCGACGCTCGTCCTGGCCGCCCCGTTCTTCCTCGCCCAGCTCTTCGGCCTCGGGCTTATGCTCAAGGGCAACGGCGACCTCACGCTGGGCGGATCGCCCGCGCTCTACCGCACAATCGTCTTCCTCATCGTCGTCCACGCCCTGCACCTGGTCGGCGGGCTGATCCCCCTGGCCGTCGTCACGAAGCGCGCCCACGCCGGCCGCTACGACCACGAGTGCCATACCCCCGTCGCCAACCTCGCGCGCTACTGGCACTTCCTCGACCTCGTCTGGCTGACGATGTTCGGGACGTTCCTGGTGCTGGGGTAG
- a CDS encoding SCO family protein produces MNPSQRQLETRRPRLLAACAVLGALTVGGLTGPASASNYNGNTESTQANPWGEELDNEVGVVERLNCDLPMDLAFTDEDGNAVTLGEYFEDGRPVILNIGYYRCPTVCGLVLKKLADTVGDTGLDMGDDFVVLNITIDPNETTEHAQQARDDAFGFLRAKDVEPNPDGWRFLTADAESIKQVTDATGYQYFYIKPQNEYGHPAVLVLATGDGVIARYMHGTAYDARTLRLSLVETSEGKTGSLLDRAFLTCFQYDPDANNYTATAKFIMMIAGGVTILFVGGGMGVLFAYEKKRRSLLESDSPTETNPR; encoded by the coding sequence ATGAACCCCTCGCAACGCCAACTCGAAACACGCCGACCGCGACTGCTCGCGGCGTGCGCGGTGCTCGGCGCGCTGACGGTGGGTGGATTGACTGGCCCCGCATCCGCTTCGAACTACAACGGCAACACCGAGAGCACCCAGGCCAACCCCTGGGGCGAAGAGCTCGACAACGAGGTCGGCGTCGTCGAACGGCTCAACTGTGACCTGCCCATGGACCTCGCGTTCACGGACGAAGACGGCAACGCCGTGACGCTGGGCGAGTACTTCGAAGACGGCCGACCGGTGATCCTGAACATCGGCTACTACCGCTGCCCCACCGTCTGCGGCCTGGTGCTCAAGAAGCTCGCGGACACCGTGGGCGACACCGGGCTGGACATGGGCGACGACTTTGTCGTCCTGAACATCACGATCGACCCCAACGAAACGACCGAGCACGCCCAGCAGGCGCGCGACGATGCGTTCGGGTTCCTGCGTGCCAAGGATGTCGAGCCCAACCCCGACGGTTGGCGCTTCCTCACGGCCGACGCCGAGTCGATCAAGCAGGTCACCGACGCGACCGGGTACCAGTACTTCTACATCAAGCCGCAGAACGAGTATGGCCACCCGGCGGTGCTTGTCCTGGCGACCGGCGACGGCGTCATCGCGCGCTACATGCACGGCACGGCCTACGACGCACGCACCCTCCGCCTCTCGCTGGTCGAGACTTCCGAGGGCAAGACCGGCTCGCTGCTGGACCGCGCGTTCCTGACCTGCTTCCAGTACGACCCCGATGCGAACAACTACACCGCCACCGCCAAGTTCATCATGATGATCGCTGGGGGCGTCACGATCCTGTTCGTCGGCGGCGGGATGGGCGTGCTGTTCGCCTACGAGAAGAAACGACGGTCCCTGCTTGAATCGGATAGCCCGACGGAAACGAACCCAAGGTGA
- a CDS encoding c-type cytochrome, with amino-acid sequence MNTLLPNLLATTTRTVKPETLLFPENAATDTSVDSLFYFIFWVSAFFLVLNAGLMIYFAMRYRQRSKEGAAHGHTHNTAMEVTWSVIPAFILAIIFIWGFRGFLRMANPPNIDPQHEIAVTGSQWKWDFTYPNGEQVMGSGTDMAALHVPAGVPVRLSMRSTDVLHSVFIPAFRVKQDVVPGRVTQLWFEPIYDPDGDTVELSVPNPENENEVIKLYPNVYDFYCTEYCGTDHSRMVTKVYVYPPDQYAQWYEAMTIIGPGKNMIELGSELYAQQCTSCHTVDGGAGTGPTWLNFYGSTSSTNAGDKLVNDDYIIESIRNPGLVIANKPDGSSFGNNMSASFGGLTDRQVRALIEYMKSISEHGNADETLVYGDFNPNGTLKAEEDADAGDGDPEGGADAE; translated from the coding sequence ATGAACACCCTGCTCCCCAACCTGCTGGCGACCACGACGCGGACCGTCAAGCCCGAGACCCTGCTGTTCCCCGAGAACGCCGCGACCGACACCAGCGTCGACTCGCTGTTCTACTTCATCTTCTGGGTCTCGGCGTTCTTCCTTGTGCTCAACGCCGGGCTCATGATCTACTTCGCCATGCGCTACCGACAGCGGAGCAAGGAAGGCGCGGCGCACGGCCACACGCACAACACCGCGATGGAGGTCACCTGGTCGGTGATCCCCGCGTTCATCCTCGCGATCATCTTTATCTGGGGCTTCCGCGGCTTCCTCCGCATGGCCAACCCGCCCAACATCGACCCCCAGCACGAGATCGCCGTCACCGGCAGCCAGTGGAAGTGGGACTTCACCTACCCCAACGGCGAACAGGTCATGGGCTCGGGCACCGACATGGCCGCGCTCCATGTCCCCGCCGGCGTGCCCGTCCGCCTGTCGATGCGGTCGACCGACGTCCTGCACTCGGTCTTCATCCCCGCCTTCCGCGTCAAGCAGGACGTCGTGCCCGGCCGGGTGACGCAGCTCTGGTTCGAGCCCATCTACGACCCCGACGGCGACACCGTCGAGCTCTCGGTACCGAACCCCGAGAACGAAAACGAAGTCATCAAGCTGTACCCCAACGTCTACGACTTCTACTGCACCGAGTACTGCGGTACCGACCACTCACGGATGGTGACCAAGGTCTACGTCTACCCGCCCGACCAGTATGCCCAGTGGTACGAAGCGATGACCATCATCGGCCCGGGCAAAAACATGATCGAGCTGGGCAGCGAGCTCTACGCCCAGCAGTGCACGAGCTGCCACACCGTCGATGGCGGGGCCGGCACCGGGCCGACCTGGCTCAACTTCTACGGCAGCACGAGCAGCACGAACGCGGGCGACAAACTCGTCAACGACGACTACATCATCGAGTCCATCCGAAACCCCGGCCTGGTGATTGCCAACAAGCCCGACGGCTCGTCGTTCGGCAACAACATGTCGGCGTCCTTCGGCGGGCTCACCGACCGGCAGGTCCGCGCCCTGATCGAGTACATGAAATCCATCAGCGAGCACGGCAACGCCGACGAGACGCTGGTCTACGGCGACTTCAACCCCAACGGCACGCTCAAGGCCGAGGAAGACGCGGACGCTGGTGACGGCGACCCCGAAGGCGGGGCCGACGCGGAGTAG
- a CDS encoding DUF3341 domain-containing protein, with protein sequence MTVIDTPATELADTTDAAAPGKVFGLIGEFDNVADIIGAANTAREAGYKKMDVHSPFPIHGIDDAIGIKQTVLPWIVLFMGLSGMTTGLILTTYTMADWLPQPGIAPENFEGYRYLISGKPLVSLAAFIPVIFELTIMFSAYTAVFAMFLLNKLPLMSNPLLKSERFRRATDDRFFLAIDARDGSFDVHKTAQLVRGMPGCRAVELIDE encoded by the coding sequence ATGACCGTCATCGACACCCCCGCCACCGAACTCGCTGACACGACCGACGCGGCCGCGCCCGGCAAGGTGTTCGGGCTCATCGGCGAGTTCGACAACGTCGCCGACATCATCGGCGCGGCCAACACCGCGCGCGAAGCCGGCTACAAGAAGATGGACGTCCACAGCCCGTTCCCCATCCACGGGATCGACGACGCCATCGGCATCAAGCAGACCGTCCTCCCCTGGATCGTCCTGTTCATGGGGCTCAGCGGGATGACCACCGGGCTCATCCTGACGACGTACACGATGGCGGACTGGCTGCCCCAGCCCGGCATCGCGCCGGAGAACTTCGAGGGCTACCGCTACCTGATCTCGGGCAAGCCGCTGGTCTCGCTCGCGGCGTTTATCCCCGTGATCTTCGAGCTGACGATTATGTTCAGCGCGTACACCGCGGTGTTCGCGATGTTCCTTTTGAACAAGCTGCCTTTGATGAGCAACCCGCTGCTCAAGAGCGAACGATTCCGCCGAGCGACGGACGACCGGTTCTTCCTCGCGATCGACGCGCGGGACGGCAGCTTTGATGTGCATAAGACGGCCCAGCTGGTCCGCGGGATGCCCGGCTGCCGGGCGGTGGAACTGATCGACGAGTAA
- a CDS encoding pilus assembly protein → MSSKPHPTRRTARLRRNRRGAVMVETVLITPLLMVVIVLLMYLGWSFRRLERVTNMDRYEVWRETTPGATGPGQAEVLGHEPLNQAFFSDVTDQARTLTEARNRGRTDIPDAHRTLQQQTADEGFAYLESFLSSSPTGIYERFEARHDQISPYLARFMSDMTRTRTGHRRLNGDWRFANGVTYNSQKQKWEPASYRVVPGPALREVFFVELDEGLSPYTRTNDLALAIQEFYTAYPGYRGPDIPTTWDPSSGWSY, encoded by the coding sequence ATGTCTAGTAAACCTCATCCAACCCGCCGGACCGCCCGTCTCCGCCGCAACCGCCGCGGCGCGGTGATGGTCGAGACCGTCCTGATCACGCCGCTTCTGATGGTTGTGATCGTGCTGCTGATGTACTTGGGCTGGAGCTTCCGCCGGCTCGAGCGCGTCACCAACATGGACCGCTACGAGGTCTGGCGCGAGACCACCCCCGGCGCGACGGGCCCCGGACAGGCTGAGGTGCTGGGACACGAGCCGCTGAACCAGGCGTTCTTCAGCGATGTCACCGATCAGGCGCGCACGCTGACCGAGGCGCGCAACCGCGGCCGAACCGATATCCCCGACGCCCACCGCACCCTCCAGCAGCAGACCGCGGACGAGGGCTTCGCGTACCTCGAGAGCTTCCTGTCCTCGTCGCCCACCGGCATCTACGAACGCTTCGAGGCCCGGCACGACCAGATCAGCCCCTACCTTGCACGTTTCATGTCCGACATGACGCGCACCCGCACGGGCCACCGTCGACTCAACGGCGACTGGCGGTTCGCCAACGGCGTGACGTACAACAGCCAGAAGCAGAAGTGGGAGCCCGCCTCTTACCGTGTCGTGCCTGGGCCGGCGCTGCGCGAAGTCTTCTTCGTCGAGCTCGACGAGGGCCTCTCCCCCTACACCCGCACCAACGACCTCGCCTTGGCGATCCAAGAGTTCTACACGGCCTACCCCGGCTACCGCGGCCCCGACATCCCCACCACCTGGGACCCGTCCAGCGGCTGGTCGTATTGA
- a CDS encoding cytochrome c, whose protein sequence is MKLSDIDLDLRFFPAPPMWLVAVVVIGGFLPMTVASAVWYKRNKMTEEPRYHIFQDMDASIAVKAQEASEVFADGRGARPYAPGTVAWGRHATQADPGMLRDDDLAYRGYTIDAETGEVVQVNTDAGPAPQYLAGFPEIVRVNTRFLERGQQQYNTFCMPCHGRDGLGEGAVSERATHLVEQKENPSGTVWTAPANLTDHKFTQDLYPNGQMFNTITHGANNMAAYGPQIDVADRWAIVAYVRAIQASDRVEGPPGVAHDHDGDGVPDH, encoded by the coding sequence ATGAAGCTCTCTGATATTGACCTGGACCTGCGATTCTTCCCCGCGCCGCCGATGTGGCTGGTGGCGGTGGTGGTGATCGGCGGATTCTTGCCGATGACCGTGGCGTCGGCGGTCTGGTACAAGCGGAACAAGATGACCGAGGAGCCCCGGTACCACATCTTCCAGGATATGGATGCGTCGATCGCGGTGAAGGCACAGGAGGCGAGCGAGGTCTTCGCCGATGGGCGGGGCGCTCGGCCGTACGCGCCGGGCACGGTGGCGTGGGGCCGACACGCGACGCAGGCCGACCCCGGCATGCTGCGCGACGACGACCTGGCCTACCGCGGGTACACGATCGACGCCGAGACGGGCGAGGTCGTGCAGGTCAACACGGACGCGGGCCCGGCCCCGCAGTACCTCGCGGGCTTCCCCGAGATCGTCCGGGTCAACACCCGCTTCCTCGAACGCGGGCAGCAGCAGTACAACACCTTCTGCATGCCCTGCCACGGCCGCGACGGCCTGGGCGAGGGCGCGGTCAGCGAACGGGCGACCCATCTGGTCGAACAGAAAGAAAACCCGTCCGGCACCGTGTGGACCGCGCCGGCCAACCTCACCGACCACAAGTTCACACAAGACCTCTACCCCAACGGCCAGATGTTCAACACCATCACGCACGGCGCGAACAACATGGCGGCGTACGGCCCGCAGATCGACGTCGCCGACCGCTGGGCGATCGTCGCCTACGTCCGCGCGATCCAGGCGTCCGACCGGGTCGAAGGCCCCCCGGGCGTCGCGCATGACCACGACGGCGACGGCGTCCCCGACCATTGA